Sequence from the Lasioglossum baleicum chromosome 9, iyLasBale1, whole genome shotgun sequence genome:
ATAATGATATAGTACTGCCAGAATCGAGTTACACAAATTCTGACGTCGATATCATAATTGATAGAGCCTGTTACACGAGTCCGTATAAAGAAAAGCACGCACAGTCGAAATTTCGAAGAGATAGCACGGGGGCGTGCGATCAGTTCCCGAATTCTTTTCGGTATTTTTTATTCGTCGAACGGACGGCGGATAAGTTGACGCAAACGATAAAGTATTTTCGCGCGAGAAATCATTTACATGCAATTTAAAACTAGTTTAATGGTGGCCCGCTTCAAGTATGCATCGATAATCGCCGGTATACCCGTCGGTTGACGTCAATCTGACGAATATCGCGAAGACGTAAAATGTTAAGGCGGCGCCGTTTAGTCGGGCACACGAATCGGTTTTATGGATATAAGATTAGGGATTCAAATTTCCGCTTTCGAAAGCGCGTGGAGGAAGATCCTACGCGTTCATGATTTTCTTCTTCTTGAACGACAAAATATCGTAGAATACAGAAGGATCTTGTAATTgttttttatttcgattttcgaGGTGATTGCAAAGCggatttctttaataattattattgattaGTATTAATTGTATGCGAGGGGCTCGTGCCTATTGATAATTTATCTAAACtgaggatttttatgcaaaataaacactgcattaattgcaagaaacagaagccATCTAGACTTTTTCTGGCTTGAATAATCTGAATAAGTTgtgaataatatattatttccaattcTCTTCATCtttctactattttaaattgtacccactcgtttttgttataaatacatattgGCAATTATTACTGTTGCTTCGAATTCGTGCAGCCTTTCACAAGGCTGGCTCAAAGGACTTGTCATTGGCACGCCTTTTCGTAGAcgaatcgcataaatcgtgagcAATGTCTGGCGCCAGACGCCACCGATGTATATATCGTACATCTGTCGGAATTTCTTATGGTCCATAACGCGAAGCTACTTTGGAAGGCTGAGTATATTCCAGAAGGATGTCCAATCATTTATAGAATCGCCTCTGTTAAACTTTGCTTTAGAATAAAACGCATAGAAATAATTGTGTTTAACTTTTTCAAGTAAACTTGATAGCTTAGACATtagttattcaaaatattttttaatctttaTCTATAATAAAATCTTTACGAAAGACATGTtcataattttacttttaaatcatttttatttaaattcctgCGTTTATCGCGCAGTAATATACGATTTCGTCACAGTTTTAattgaaaacaatgaaaattctGTAGGTGAACGAGTAGGCATAcattgtaaatataaaaatatattttacagtttaaaattggTACAATATCAACGATCGTTAAGCTTTCACAGTAAACAATTTATTATCAACAAAGTAAAATCTTCCATAGTTCCATTCCATTTGGTATAACTTCATAGAGCCTTATGATACAATTTAAAGAGTCCTTGTAGAAATCTCCAAGCAATCATTTGCTTGTTCCGTATTTGCTGGCCAATAGTATAGTAATAGTAACGTACTTTTAAGACCGACCATAAGCGTGATGCGACTGATGAGCTGTAAACACATTGTAAAGGTTTTATAAATTCttttgaaaatatatatgttgagATTATTGGTAATACACAACAAATTAGACCGAAACTTACGTTTATAAAAGTCCGATAAGTGTACATTGGGCAACAGAGAACGCACTTTTTTTAACACAGTTGCTTTTGAAGCAGAAGCTGCATTGATATTCCATATCTAAACAAGGATATGGGACATTCCATAAGTATTGGTATGTAGACAATTAAATTGATTACATTGTCTCATTGAATACAGTAAGTCGTCGACTCACGCGGTTAATTCGTTCCAACGCTTTCTGCGTAAGTGTAAAGTTATAGTgtagcagcgaggtgagctgtgcggtgaaaaaaaagaaaaacaaagaaaatacatatgtactttttctttagtatgtgtcgctatcatcgatgctcgccgctccactataactgcATCCTAAGTCGAAAACCCGCGTAACTCGAATAGTGCCCGAGCGCCACTCGCGTACTCATttgaaaagaaaattcaaatgaacaAACTATGTTTATGGAAAATTTATCACTCATAAATTGCTGAATGCCTACGCTGTACACAAGCAACTTATTTTGCTTAGCTTTCGACAAAACTCCCGTTCTGGCAATCAAAAGACGAatttcagttcggaattggCTTTCTAATTCGCTTCTAAGAACTAGGgttgttacttttccgaagcttcgaagtttcgaagttttcAAAGCGGTTTTCGAAGGCTACGTCTCCAcgtcggccgcgcgtctcgcttccCGTGCCGGTCCTAGCGATGCGAAATTGCGAACAGGTACATCCAAACTTTCGTATCGCTGCGTTGCGCAACGTATTAGAACGTATTAGAGGCAACGAGAAGGAGCAGAAAACTGGAACACATTCTACTGGTCGTAACATCGAAGGGGCTGTTTTAAGAATATAGCATGATTCAACgcgaacaaatcctgtgggtcCCGACTTTGCTACATTGTTCCCTGGACCAGACGCCTTTAGATCTTTAATTTCCGACACGTGATAAATCATTGTTCCATTCTAAATCACATTTGTGCGCGTTAGTTCTCCAAACATCTTCTTCTTGATCCTAATCTTCGTTTCGTGAAATCTTGAGAACGTTTTCTGAGGAATTTCGATGATCGACGTAACACGAAAAGTGGCGTCGCACCGGGGAGAATGTTCGTAGCACAAGGAAATCATGAAGTTCGCATATATGCTGAGGACTGCATCAGATTGTGTGGCAAGGAGTGCAATTCTAACGCATTTTAGAAAATGAGCGTCTTCATTCGCGCAGATTCAACTTTTTTCGCCTCTTATCCGTTAACTGAAAACAAATCGaacaaatcgaagcttcgaaatcttcgacctccgaaggaaagtaacagccctaccaAGAACCCGCGTAAAACGAATCCATGCAAGTCGGGGACTTACTGTACTTAAAGAATTACTTGAATTATATCTTCTTTATCTCTAATGGACACAGTTATCCCACAGACTTCGTCGTCTTCAGCCACACATTCTGCAAactgttctccaatagctgcaAGCACCATTTCCTTCCAAACTTCTTCCTAAAAATGATTTTCACTATAATATTCGTGATGATCATGAATAAAACGTTTCAATACCTACGGTATCAGACTTATGGCACTTTAGTCTCCATGTTCCACCATGTTGATTAATAGGTTCCTCCCATAGTGGGTATCTTTCGTCTCTCATCAAATGATAACTATATCTAACCTggaattgaaaaaatatataaatcaatGATATGATAGTATTGTTTTAATCTGTAACATGTGATTCATTTCCTGTCTCTTTGAGATTATACATGTCAGAGAATAACAATGGATACCGACGATAGTATAAAGTATAAAACGTAAAAAAAATAGCGAATCAATCATAGatctacagggtgacaagaaataacggagttaatcatttcttattctaattctgtcaaatcgacgaattttgaaaaaccaaatgataacaaccataacatggacctttaggattcaaatatttaagaagtttcgaaatggccaccctttgtgccaatacagaggctcaaacgtgtcttgaaattttcggttatgggccgcagctcttctggcgtcattcggtcccactcctggtacagagattttttcaatgactccaaatttttatggggccgagcacaggccctggcctccataATCGACCACAcactgtagtccatcgggttgagattcggtgagtacggcggccattccacagatgtgatgaaacctggaaaatgggctttgcatcactcctgagtcgttttcgccctgtgggctggcgcggaatcctgctataacgtccattccggatcgccgaggtgctgttgggcccacagaagtacgatggcttcgagaatgtcccgtcgatacacttcttggttgattttgaccccttgatcttcgaaaactgtagcaaatcccattttccagatttcatcacatctgtggaatggctgctgtactcaccggatctcaactctatgaactccagtgtttggtcgattttggaggccagggcctgtgctcagccccataaaggTTTCGAGtcactgaaaaaatctctgcgccgggtgtgggaccgaatgacgccagaagagctgcggcccgtagccgaaaatttcaaaacatgtttgagcctctgaatcggctcaaagggtggccacttcgaaacttcttaaatatatgaatactaaaggtctatgttatggttgttatcatttggtttttcaaaattcgtcgatttgacagaattataataagaaatgtttaactccgttatttcttgtcaccctgtatttaaTACAGAATTTGTTTAGTAAGTTTCGAGAtcaatatgaaagaaaaactctACTAACCTGCATGGAGCTAGCATTTGGTATATTATTGAAGACAGCCCAAAAGCTCTGCACTGTGTTCACAGTGTAAATCTTcgttaaattttgtttatattccTCGACAGTTATGCCAGACACTGCTCtgttaattttacaaattttttgatCTGTATATACACACTATGAACAAAGAACGAAGTG
This genomic interval carries:
- the LOC143212035 gene encoding eukaryotic translation initiation factor 4E type 3 gives rise to the protein MAAVECESKGDNSADLSKTPVFSDETVKTIEQHESLGTPLQTSWTFWLDKAVSGITVEEYKQNLTKIYTVNTVQSFWAVFNNIPNASSMQVRYSYHLMRDERYPLWEEPINQHGGTWRLKCHKSDTEEVWKEMVLAAIGEQFAECVAEDDEVCGITVSIRDKEDIIQIWNINAASASKATVLKKVRSLLPNVHLSDFYKPHQSHHAYGRS